Proteins from a single region of Deinococcus malanensis:
- a CDS encoding GntR family transcriptional regulator, which yields MTSDASFQRPALVRDGVYGFLRRAVLDGEIAPGERIGEAELGERLGVSRTPIREALMRLTQDGLLVAEANRGVRVRTISATEARDTYVIREELDGLAASLAAVHHTPADVTALNAALDDLNAAPETDYREQTRLDLAFHRVVTLAAHNAALSDLARDLEQRVALIKHQTRTYNAHPQTDAQHAAILRAVLDRDADAAREAARAHVRTFARLVLQDLGEPK from the coding sequence ATGACCTCCGACGCCTCCTTTCAGCGGCCCGCTCTGGTCCGGGATGGCGTCTACGGTTTTCTGCGCCGGGCGGTACTGGACGGCGAAATTGCTCCAGGAGAGCGGATTGGTGAAGCGGAGCTCGGAGAGCGACTGGGCGTCTCGCGGACCCCTATCCGCGAAGCCCTGATGCGCCTGACCCAGGACGGTCTGCTGGTGGCCGAGGCAAACCGTGGCGTACGCGTGCGGACCATCAGTGCTACTGAGGCGCGGGACACCTATGTGATCCGCGAGGAACTGGATGGTCTGGCGGCCTCTCTGGCAGCTGTGCATCACACACCGGCAGACGTGACTGCCCTGAATGCTGCGCTGGATGATCTGAATGCCGCTCCGGAGACCGATTACCGCGAGCAGACCCGGCTGGACCTCGCCTTTCACCGGGTGGTCACACTGGCGGCCCACAATGCAGCGCTGAGCGACCTGGCCCGCGACCTTGAGCAGCGCGTCGCACTGATCAAACACCAGACGCGGACCTATAACGCTCATCCCCAGACCGACGCCCAGCATGCGGCAATCCTGCGTGCGGTGCTTGACCGGGACGCCGACGCGGCCCGCGAAGCGGCCCGAGCGCACGTCCGAACCTTCGCCAGACTGGTCCTGCAAGACCTGGGAGAACCCAAATGA
- a CDS encoding S8 family serine peptidase, translated as MKHTRTLLAATLALSLAACGQQTASLPGTSPVALVPGTSDEAISGAYLVGFKQGALSAQSLSEQAAIQAQAIAAAGGVMTSQWAEISAAAVKLSPAALAKLQGNSLVEYVEPDLVRRAMGSRSGTTDAAPKAGLSSQGLRAQALYSPSGEFTWGDNALRVADLRTANYTGAGVAVCVGDTGIDGNHPEFQKKIAGYKNFTGELNRDDAYKLNDVSHHGTHVAGTVFAQYGAGTGAGGQQDGMDPNGVVGVATGINLFIARVLGDDGSGSSSGIINGVKWCASQLKSQGGTQDKVVISLSLGGGRASKTEQRAYTDVYNKGVLTVAATGNDGAAVSYPAAYNYVVGVGAVNSDLAKADFSNFGAQVDLVGPGVDVLSSVPVGQGSRASASGAGVTFKEVQSADLSGKGTVSGTVVKAGDGTGTAGANEFCGTSTRNAALSGNIALISRGNCSFEEKVANAAASGATGVMIYNNTTGPLGMSLTNSYSIPVVGILQADGQNLVKLTPTSGSVAVTSADYEYYNGTSMATPHVSAAAAVVWAAKPTLSNSSLLTQLTSTAKDLGTVGRDDNYGHGLVDPLKAITGQ; from the coding sequence ATGAAGCACACTCGTACCCTGCTGGCTGCCACCCTCGCCCTGAGCCTTGCCGCCTGTGGACAGCAGACCGCCAGTCTCCCCGGCACCAGCCCGGTGGCCCTTGTCCCCGGCACAAGCGATGAGGCCATCAGCGGCGCTTATCTGGTCGGTTTCAAGCAGGGTGCGCTGAGTGCCCAGAGCCTCTCGGAGCAGGCGGCCATCCAGGCTCAGGCGATCGCCGCTGCCGGCGGCGTCATGACCAGCCAGTGGGCGGAAATCAGTGCGGCAGCCGTTAAGCTCAGCCCCGCGGCACTCGCGAAGTTGCAGGGAAACTCACTGGTCGAGTACGTGGAGCCCGATCTGGTGCGCCGTGCCATGGGCAGCCGCAGTGGCACGACGGACGCTGCGCCTAAAGCCGGGCTGAGCAGCCAGGGTCTGCGTGCTCAGGCACTCTACAGCCCGAGTGGCGAATTCACCTGGGGTGACAACGCCCTGCGTGTGGCGGACCTGCGGACTGCCAACTACACCGGCGCCGGCGTGGCCGTGTGTGTCGGTGACACAGGCATCGACGGCAACCACCCCGAGTTCCAGAAGAAGATCGCAGGGTACAAAAACTTCACCGGCGAGCTCAACCGCGATGACGCCTATAAGCTCAACGACGTGTCGCACCACGGCACGCACGTGGCCGGAACCGTCTTCGCCCAGTATGGGGCGGGCACCGGCGCCGGTGGTCAGCAGGACGGCATGGACCCCAACGGCGTGGTGGGCGTGGCCACCGGAATCAACCTCTTTATTGCCCGTGTCCTGGGCGACGACGGCTCCGGCAGCAGCAGCGGCATCATCAACGGCGTGAAGTGGTGCGCCAGTCAGCTCAAGAGCCAGGGCGGCACCCAGGACAAAGTTGTGATCAGCCTTTCGCTGGGCGGAGGCCGCGCCAGCAAGACCGAGCAGCGCGCCTACACTGACGTTTACAACAAGGGTGTGCTGACCGTGGCCGCCACCGGCAACGACGGCGCTGCAGTCTCTTACCCAGCCGCGTATAACTACGTGGTTGGCGTGGGCGCCGTGAATAGTGACCTCGCCAAAGCTGACTTCAGCAATTTTGGTGCCCAGGTGGATCTGGTCGGCCCTGGAGTGGACGTGTTGAGCAGCGTGCCGGTGGGCCAGGGCTCTCGGGCCAGTGCCTCGGGTGCTGGGGTGACTTTCAAGGAAGTACAGTCGGCAGACCTGAGCGGTAAGGGCACCGTCTCGGGCACCGTGGTCAAGGCCGGCGACGGGACCGGTACGGCCGGCGCCAACGAGTTCTGTGGAACGTCCACCCGTAACGCCGCACTCAGCGGAAACATCGCGCTGATCTCGCGCGGTAACTGCTCCTTCGAAGAGAAGGTCGCCAACGCAGCCGCCAGCGGTGCCACGGGCGTCATGATCTACAACAACACCACTGGCCCCCTGGGCATGAGCCTGACCAACAGCTACAGCATTCCCGTCGTGGGCATCCTGCAGGCTGACGGACAGAACCTGGTCAAACTGACCCCCACCAGTGGATCGGTTGCCGTGACTTCCGCCGACTACGAGTACTACAACGGCACCAGCATGGCCACGCCCCACGTCAGCGCCGCTGCCGCGGTGGTCTGGGCCGCCAAGCCGACCCTGAGCAACAGCAGTCTGCTGACCCAGCTGACCAGCACTGCCAAGGACCTGGGCACGGTCGGCAGGGACGACAACTACGGCCACGGCCTGGTGGACCCCCTCAAGGCCATCACCGGCCAGTAA
- the proC gene encoding pyrroline-5-carboxylate reductase, with protein MKLAIVGVGKLGLALLEGVVSRGVLLPFEIGLLDTNAPRLAEIAARTGAQVITPEALPAAQRILISLQPRVFPEVSEWLAQENAGYISTMAGVSVATLSRRLGTKRVVRVMPNLAATIGLSQTALTGPKEALEAGDLDFSHTLFGSVGDVYDLPEHLFNVFTGMSASGPAYAAVVAEALADGGVRMGLPRALANELAAKLLVASGELLQRRAHPGLLKDEVSSPGGTTIAGLVELESAGVRGGLMRAVEAATRRSTELGHDQE; from the coding sequence ATGAAGCTCGCCATCGTTGGTGTCGGTAAACTCGGACTGGCTCTGCTGGAGGGTGTGGTGTCACGCGGTGTGCTCCTGCCCTTCGAGATCGGACTGCTGGACACCAACGCTCCGCGCCTCGCAGAGATCGCTGCACGCACCGGCGCCCAGGTCATCACGCCGGAGGCCCTGCCCGCGGCCCAGCGCATCCTGATCAGTCTGCAGCCACGCGTGTTCCCGGAGGTCAGCGAATGGCTGGCGCAGGAGAATGCTGGTTACATCAGCACCATGGCCGGTGTCAGCGTGGCCACCCTGTCGCGCCGGCTGGGGACCAAACGTGTGGTGCGCGTAATGCCCAATCTGGCGGCGACCATCGGGCTCAGCCAGACTGCCCTGACCGGTCCGAAAGAAGCGCTGGAGGCTGGCGACCTGGACTTCAGTCATACCCTGTTCGGCTCAGTGGGAGACGTCTACGACCTGCCCGAGCACCTGTTCAATGTCTTTACCGGCATGAGCGCCTCGGGGCCAGCGTATGCCGCTGTGGTGGCCGAGGCCCTGGCAGACGGGGGCGTCCGGATGGGCCTGCCACGCGCCCTGGCCAATGAACTGGCGGCCAAACTGCTGGTGGCCAGTGGTGAGCTGCTTCAGCGGCGCGCCCATCCTGGGCTGCTGAAGGACGAGGTGTCCAGCCCGGGTGGCACGACCATCGCCGGGCTGGTGGAGCTGGAAAGTGCAGGCGTGCGCGGTGGCCTGATGCGTGCGGTGGAGGCGGCCACCCGCCGCAGCACCGAGCTGGGCCACGATCAGGAGTAG
- the recO gene encoding DNA repair protein RecO produces MRSRSTNRNGIVIRRRVTPAGDIIVTLLTPQGKLKAVARGGVRGPLASRLNLFHHVATQVYQGPHNDLASVKQAVLEGALPRLAEPERYAFAHLMAEFADALFQEGEFSEQAFDLFAGALRGISHQSDPEWVALVMSYKLLGLAGMLPQTARCARCGQPDPTHPDPLGGQLLCAGCAALPAYPEESLDFLRNVVRRSVRASMEAPVTTEQRPALWRALERFVTVQIGNVHSWRQLVPAASGEALALT; encoded by the coding sequence GTGAGATCGCGTAGCACCAACCGCAACGGTATTGTCATCCGGCGCCGGGTCACCCCCGCTGGGGACATCATCGTGACACTGCTGACGCCCCAGGGAAAACTCAAGGCCGTGGCGCGTGGGGGCGTACGGGGTCCGCTGGCCAGTCGCCTGAACCTGTTTCACCATGTGGCCACCCAGGTGTACCAGGGACCACACAACGACCTGGCCAGCGTGAAGCAGGCGGTGCTGGAAGGGGCCCTGCCGCGCCTGGCCGAGCCCGAGCGCTACGCCTTTGCCCACCTGATGGCCGAATTCGCCGACGCATTGTTCCAGGAGGGTGAATTCAGCGAGCAGGCCTTTGACCTGTTTGCCGGGGCCCTGCGAGGTATTTCCCACCAGTCTGATCCCGAATGGGTGGCTCTGGTCATGAGCTACAAGCTGCTGGGACTGGCCGGCATGCTGCCACAGACCGCGCGCTGCGCCCGCTGTGGTCAGCCGGACCCGACGCATCCTGACCCGCTCGGCGGTCAGTTGCTGTGCGCCGGATGTGCGGCGTTGCCTGCCTACCCGGAGGAATCACTGGATTTTCTGCGCAATGTCGTGCGGCGCAGCGTGCGCGCCAGCATGGAGGCCCCGGTGACCACCGAGCAGCGCCCTGCGCTGTGGCGGGCGCTGGAACGTTTCGTGACCGTACAGATAGGGAATGTCCACAGCTGGCGTCAGCTGGTGCCGGCCGCGAGTGGTGAGGCGCTGGCGCTGACCTGA
- a CDS encoding proline dehydrogenase family protein: protein MIDQLYRKAVLTVAERKPVENLVRARGWGLAQRFVAGENIPSALKAVKELQAEGILGNLDLLGEFIESPEQCNQFAQNVLDLLDAAHAEGIIPYVSIKLSSVGQGKTVGGEDLGLTNARRIVGKARGYGGFVCLDMEDHPRVDQTLAQFRQLTGEFGGQHVGTVLQSYLYRTEADRDSLGDLRPNLRIVKGAYLEPETVAFMDKADVDAAYRRLVYAHLGAGSYTNVATHDESIIHDVKHFVLAHGISKDAFEFQMLYGIRRDLQKSLAQEGYRVRAYIPYGRDWYAYFSRRIAETPRNAMFVVRGMLKG from the coding sequence ATGATTGATCAGCTGTACCGTAAAGCCGTCCTGACCGTTGCGGAGCGCAAACCTGTCGAGAACCTCGTCCGCGCCCGTGGCTGGGGCCTGGCGCAGCGCTTCGTGGCCGGGGAAAACATTCCCAGCGCCCTGAAAGCGGTCAAGGAACTGCAGGCCGAGGGCATTCTGGGCAACCTCGACCTGCTGGGCGAATTCATCGAGTCACCCGAACAGTGCAACCAGTTCGCACAGAATGTTCTGGACCTGCTGGACGCCGCGCACGCTGAAGGGATCATCCCGTACGTCAGCATCAAGCTGTCCAGCGTCGGCCAGGGCAAGACAGTCGGTGGAGAAGATCTGGGCCTGACCAATGCCCGGCGCATTGTCGGTAAGGCCAGGGGATACGGTGGATTCGTCTGCCTGGATATGGAGGACCATCCCCGGGTAGACCAGACCCTGGCACAGTTCCGTCAGCTGACCGGAGAGTTCGGTGGGCAGCATGTAGGCACGGTCCTGCAGAGCTACCTCTACCGCACGGAGGCAGACCGTGACAGCCTGGGCGACCTGCGTCCCAACCTGCGTATCGTCAAGGGTGCCTACCTGGAGCCCGAGACGGTGGCCTTCATGGACAAGGCCGACGTGGACGCCGCTTACCGCCGTCTGGTCTACGCCCATCTGGGAGCCGGCAGCTACACCAACGTCGCCACCCACGACGAGAGCATCATTCACGACGTCAAACATTTCGTGCTCGCGCACGGCATTTCGAAGGACGCCTTCGAGTTTCAGATGCTGTATGGCATCCGGCGCGACCTGCAAAAATCCCTGGCGCAGGAAGGCTACCGCGTGCGTGCCTACATCCCCTACGGCCGCGACTGGTACGCGTACTTCAGCCGCCGCATCGCCGAAACGCCGCGCAACGCCATGTTCGTGGTGCGGGGCATGCTCAAAGGCTGA
- a CDS encoding 16S rRNA (uracil(1498)-N(3))-methyltransferase gives MSGESRTSSQVRRVRVEVLAPEMVLGPREARHLYVLRLSPGAELLVFDGQGAQAQATVAELDAARAVLHLGERSEAASETPQPLTLAVALMKGDKLADVVRAATELGVARVQLLVTRRADAREIGAQKLTRLNRIAEEASKQSRRAVTPAVLPPVALTDFQWEGRLFVAQPGSSLRLTDHLDWAAPITVLTGPEGGLTDEEVTQLTTRGASAVTLGPRILRAETAPVALLGAIAALGQ, from the coding sequence ATGAGCGGTGAATCCCGGACTTCCAGCCAGGTGCGCCGTGTGCGGGTGGAGGTCCTGGCCCCTGAAATGGTGCTGGGCCCCAGGGAAGCGCGGCACCTCTACGTGTTGCGTCTTTCCCCTGGTGCGGAGCTCCTGGTGTTCGACGGTCAGGGTGCCCAGGCACAGGCCACCGTGGCTGAGCTTGACGCCGCGCGGGCGGTGTTGCATCTGGGCGAGAGGAGCGAGGCGGCTTCCGAAACACCCCAGCCACTGACCCTGGCGGTGGCGCTGATGAAGGGAGACAAGCTTGCCGACGTGGTGCGGGCTGCCACCGAACTGGGTGTGGCCCGGGTGCAGCTGCTGGTCACGCGCCGGGCAGATGCGCGGGAAATCGGAGCGCAGAAGCTGACACGCCTCAACCGCATTGCCGAGGAAGCCAGCAAGCAGTCGCGGCGGGCCGTGACACCAGCGGTGCTCCCCCCGGTGGCTTTGACGGATTTCCAGTGGGAAGGCCGGCTCTTCGTGGCCCAGCCCGGCTCCAGCCTGCGTCTGACCGATCACCTGGACTGGGCGGCGCCAATTACCGTGCTGACCGGCCCGGAAGGCGGCCTGACCGACGAGGAAGTGACGCAGCTCACCACGCGTGGAGCATCAGCCGTCACCCTGGGCCCACGAATTCTGCGGGCCGAAACAGCCCCGGTGGCCCTATTGGGGGCTATCGCAGCCCTGGGCCAGTAG
- a CDS encoding phytoene desaturase family protein: protein MKVAGAIRDIGVLGGGIAGLALSALLAARGHQVTVYERDRAGGKLRRIQLGGLTFDTGPSLFTFPEVWQAYLARLQEADPLRLTRLPGGLGIHHTPFGALPLPVPPDHPLYEAWQQYMRAAAPLRSHLTALLTTPPRLRDPAFRAASGGLFRATAPHLTARYWLRARALPAALTHALGTHALNAGLAPQDAPALYALIPALVGDDVFRPAAGMGALLDHLIAFGQARGVRLREDTAVVSVKGPTATLDGGETAHHDLLISALDPARLTALQSKRKRSPVARRTVSGLALDAALPAPAPWPATNVLPPSDFGVFRRAVQAGVLPPDTLCLVHADGPRLGVLLTTPATGENLDPGHPWVQAQLSRVGRTLGTPEVLNSVLDMAALPPAHFALGGHPGGALYGAALPPWRGGPLHPQPYRLSDNLWQVGTGVHPGGGLPAILGGVLMVDQLLRERSI, encoded by the coding sequence CTGAAGGTGGCTGGAGCGATCAGAGACATCGGGGTGCTGGGGGGCGGCATCGCTGGTCTGGCACTGTCAGCCCTGCTGGCTGCGCGTGGACATCAGGTCACGGTCTACGAGCGCGACCGTGCAGGCGGAAAGCTCAGACGGATCCAGCTGGGTGGGCTGACCTTCGACACGGGACCCAGTCTGTTCACCTTTCCGGAGGTCTGGCAGGCCTATCTGGCCCGGCTGCAGGAAGCGGACCCTCTGAGGCTTACGCGCCTGCCGGGCGGTCTCGGGATCCACCACACCCCCTTCGGAGCCTTGCCTCTGCCGGTCCCCCCGGACCATCCGCTTTACGAGGCCTGGCAACAATATATGCGGGCTGCTGCGCCACTTCGTTCACACCTGACTGCCCTGCTCACCACGCCTCCCCGGCTGCGTGACCCGGCCTTCCGGGCAGCCAGCGGTGGGCTGTTCCGGGCCACCGCGCCTCACCTCACTGCCCGGTACTGGCTGCGGGCCCGGGCTCTGCCAGCTGCTCTGACGCACGCGCTGGGCACCCACGCCCTGAATGCCGGCCTTGCTCCGCAGGACGCCCCGGCCCTCTACGCCCTGATTCCTGCCCTGGTGGGGGATGACGTGTTCCGCCCCGCTGCTGGCATGGGTGCCCTGCTCGATCACCTGATTGCTTTCGGGCAGGCGCGGGGCGTCCGATTACGCGAGGACACGGCGGTCGTAAGTGTCAAGGGGCCAACCGCCACGCTGGATGGGGGAGAGACCGCTCACCACGACCTTCTGATCAGTGCCCTGGACCCGGCACGACTGACCGCGCTCCAGAGCAAACGTAAACGGTCTCCGGTCGCGCGGCGTACGGTCAGCGGCCTCGCGCTGGATGCCGCGTTGCCGGCTCCGGCGCCCTGGCCGGCCACCAATGTGCTGCCTCCTTCGGATTTCGGGGTGTTCCGCAGGGCAGTGCAGGCCGGAGTTCTGCCTCCGGACACGCTGTGTCTCGTGCATGCCGATGGTCCCCGGCTGGGGGTCCTGCTCACCACGCCAGCCACAGGCGAGAACCTTGATCCCGGGCATCCGTGGGTGCAGGCCCAGCTTTCCCGGGTGGGGCGCACGCTGGGGACGCCTGAAGTCCTGAACTCCGTCCTGGACATGGCCGCTCTGCCTCCAGCCCATTTCGCGCTGGGAGGGCATCCGGGCGGCGCCCTGTACGGGGCTGCCCTGCCTCCCTGGCGCGGCGGCCCGCTGCATCCTCAGCCCTACCGCCTGAGTGACAACCTCTGGCAGGTGGGCACCGGTGTTCATCCTGGCGGTGGGCTGCCGGCCATTCTGGGCGGCGTTCTGATGGTGGACCAGTTGTTGAGAGAACGGAGTATCTGA
- a CDS encoding 50S ribosomal protein L11 methyltransferase, with the protein MLVYALPGTFETREDHLDLLWEAGATGLEERAGLIRAYFDAEADLPGEIRDGQWQNEADQDWLAAFKANLRPVRAGRVTIVPPWLRDEVESGQLPLIIEPGMAFGTGHHATTRMAVEALGTLELQGRRVLDVGTGSGVLAIAAALLGAGMAVGVDIDPITIPIARENAQENGVPKGRTVFLEGTLGDELPEQAGEEEFDVLVANLYAELHDLMAAEYVSHLRPGGPLVLTGILTSKLPMVHDALNREGFTRIQVREDGEWALVTASAPDRQ; encoded by the coding sequence ATGCTGGTGTATGCCCTGCCTGGAACCTTTGAAACGCGCGAAGACCACCTGGATCTGCTGTGGGAGGCAGGCGCGACCGGACTGGAGGAACGCGCCGGGCTGATCCGCGCCTACTTTGACGCTGAAGCGGACCTGCCTGGCGAGATCCGGGACGGGCAATGGCAGAACGAGGCTGACCAGGACTGGCTGGCTGCCTTCAAGGCCAACCTGCGGCCTGTCAGGGCTGGCCGTGTGACCATCGTGCCGCCGTGGCTGCGCGACGAGGTCGAAAGCGGCCAGCTGCCGCTGATTATCGAACCCGGCATGGCCTTCGGCACCGGCCACCACGCAACCACCCGGATGGCAGTCGAAGCGCTGGGCACCCTGGAGTTGCAAGGCCGCCGGGTGCTGGATGTGGGTACCGGCAGCGGCGTGCTGGCCATTGCCGCAGCGCTGCTTGGGGCGGGCATGGCCGTGGGGGTGGATATCGACCCCATCACCATTCCGATTGCCCGCGAAAACGCCCAGGAGAATGGTGTGCCTAAGGGCCGCACAGTCTTTCTGGAAGGCACGCTGGGCGACGAGCTGCCTGAGCAGGCCGGAGAGGAAGAATTCGATGTCCTGGTGGCCAACCTGTATGCCGAACTGCATGACCTGATGGCCGCAGAGTACGTCTCGCACCTGCGCCCGGGAGGGCCACTGGTACTGACGGGCATCCTGACCAGCAAGCTGCCGATGGTTCATGACGCCCTGAACCGCGAAGGGTTTACACGCATTCAGGTGCGCGAGGACGGCGAGTGGGCCCTGGTGACGGCCAGTGCGCCGGATCGCCAATGA
- a CDS encoding glycosyltransferase encodes MTQPAASGTTRVAVVIPAFNEEDTVAEVVRVGLTVTSEVVVVSDGSSDRTAQVAREAGADVVELSENAGKGAALLAALHTTQVELVVMLDADLMGLTHEHLEQLLEPVRSGQLDMSIGVFDGGGFVTDWGNKLTPHLSGQRACRRDWLLTVPDLGQERWPEPAITAHLKATGARWDYVVLEQVAQVVKEKKRGFWKGAQARTRMYADLLTYHARRKRS; translated from the coding sequence ATGACCCAGCCTGCAGCGTCCGGGACCACGCGGGTGGCGGTGGTGATTCCGGCTTTCAATGAGGAAGACACGGTGGCTGAGGTGGTCCGGGTCGGCCTGACGGTCACTTCGGAGGTCGTCGTGGTTTCGGATGGCAGCAGTGACCGCACCGCTCAGGTGGCGCGGGAAGCGGGCGCGGACGTGGTGGAACTCAGCGAGAATGCCGGCAAAGGTGCGGCCCTGCTGGCAGCCCTGCACACCACGCAGGTCGAACTGGTCGTGATGCTCGATGCGGATCTGATGGGGCTGACCCACGAGCATCTGGAGCAGTTGCTGGAGCCGGTCCGCTCCGGTCAACTGGACATGAGCATCGGCGTCTTCGATGGGGGCGGCTTCGTCACCGACTGGGGCAACAAGCTCACTCCACACCTGAGTGGACAGCGGGCCTGTCGGCGCGACTGGCTTCTGACCGTGCCGGACCTCGGGCAGGAACGGTGGCCGGAACCCGCCATCACCGCTCACCTCAAGGCCACGGGGGCACGCTGGGACTACGTGGTGCTCGAGCAGGTGGCGCAGGTAGTCAAAGAGAAGAAACGGGGGTTCTGGAAGGGCGCCCAGGCCCGCACCAGAATGTACGCCGACCTGCTGACGTATCACGCCCGGCGAAAACGCTCATGA
- the pruA gene encoding L-glutamate gamma-semialdehyde dehydrogenase, translating to MIKVQDYRPQSFVDFTKEENVQAYQAAVKKVRAELLGKHYPLVIDGEHVDTAEKLTSLNPCDTSEVVGTTAKATIEDAERALQGAWKAFESWKKWDMDARARILLKASAILKRRRMEACALMSIEVGKNYAEADVEVAEAIDFLEYYARSAMKYSGFGSSETTWFEGEENGLMSIPLGVGVSISPWNFPCAIYLGMLAAPIVAGNCVIAKPAEDAGLIAGFVSDIMFEAGLPAGVLQFLPGVGKEIGEYLVNHARTRFITFTGSRAVGLHINEVAAKVQPGQKWIKRVVMELGGKDALIIDETADLDNAVTAAVQGAFGFNGQKCSAMSRLIVVDSVYDRVVSQFVERAQALKVGTGEDNANVTAVVNEMSFNKIKSYLDLAPEEGQVLLGGGAPGEHGGKKGYYIDATIVGDVKRDSRLAQEEIFGPVVTVLRARDWQDALDIANSTEYGLTGGVCSGSRERLEQARAEFEVGNLYFNRKITGAIVGVQPFGGYNMSGTDSKAGGPDYLANFMQLKTVTERW from the coding sequence ATGATCAAAGTTCAGGACTACCGCCCCCAATCCTTTGTTGATTTCACCAAGGAAGAAAATGTTCAGGCCTATCAGGCAGCTGTGAAAAAAGTGCGCGCCGAGCTGCTGGGCAAGCACTACCCGCTGGTCATCGACGGCGAGCATGTGGACACTGCCGAGAAGCTGACCAGCCTCAATCCCTGCGACACCTCGGAAGTCGTGGGCACGACTGCCAAGGCGACCATCGAAGACGCCGAGCGTGCCCTGCAGGGGGCCTGGAAGGCCTTCGAATCCTGGAAGAAGTGGGACATGGACGCCCGCGCCCGCATCCTGCTCAAGGCCTCGGCCATCCTCAAGCGCCGGCGCATGGAGGCCTGCGCCCTGATGAGCATCGAGGTCGGCAAAAATTATGCTGAGGCCGATGTCGAAGTCGCCGAAGCGATTGACTTTCTGGAGTACTACGCCCGCAGCGCCATGAAGTACTCGGGCTTCGGCAGTTCCGAGACCACCTGGTTTGAAGGTGAGGAAAACGGACTGATGTCCATTCCGCTGGGGGTGGGCGTCAGCATCAGCCCCTGGAACTTCCCCTGCGCCATCTACCTGGGCATGCTGGCAGCGCCCATCGTGGCGGGCAACTGCGTGATCGCCAAACCCGCTGAGGACGCCGGTCTGATCGCCGGTTTCGTCTCGGACATCATGTTTGAGGCCGGGCTGCCCGCGGGTGTTCTGCAGTTCCTGCCGGGCGTCGGTAAGGAAATCGGCGAGTACCTCGTAAACCATGCCAGGACGCGCTTCATCACCTTTACCGGCAGCCGCGCGGTGGGCTTGCACATCAACGAGGTGGCGGCCAAGGTGCAGCCCGGCCAGAAGTGGATCAAGCGCGTGGTCATGGAACTTGGCGGCAAGGACGCGCTGATCATCGACGAAACGGCCGATCTGGACAATGCAGTGACAGCGGCGGTGCAGGGAGCCTTCGGGTTCAACGGTCAGAAGTGCAGCGCCATGAGCCGCCTGATCGTGGTGGACAGTGTGTACGACAGGGTGGTCAGCCAGTTCGTGGAGCGCGCTCAGGCCCTGAAGGTCGGCACTGGAGAAGACAACGCCAATGTCACAGCTGTCGTGAACGAGATGTCGTTCAACAAGATCAAGAGCTACCTGGACCTGGCTCCTGAGGAAGGTCAGGTGCTGCTTGGCGGCGGCGCTCCTGGCGAGCATGGAGGAAAGAAAGGCTATTACATCGACGCGACCATCGTGGGCGATGTGAAGCGCGACTCGCGCCTGGCGCAGGAAGAGATCTTCGGGCCGGTCGTGACAGTGCTGCGCGCCCGTGACTGGCAGGACGCACTGGACATCGCCAACTCCACGGAGTATGGCCTGACCGGAGGTGTGTGCAGCGGCTCCCGCGAGCGCTTAGAGCAGGCCCGCGCCGAATTCGAGGTCGGCAACCTGTACTTCAACCGCAAGATCACCGGCGCCATCGTGGGGGTGCAGCCCTTCGGCGGCTACAACATGAGCGGCACCGACAGCAAGGCGGGCGGGCCAGACTACCTGGCCAACTTCATGCAGCTGAAGACGGTGACTGAGCGCTGGTAA